The stretch of DNA GACGCCTCCATCGCCCGATCCAGCGGATCTGAGGTTTCCCTCCGGAGCCAAAGCCGTGGGGAGGAGCACCTCCACGGCAACGCTTCCAAGAAAGATCACGACACCTGCGGGCGTCGCCGTCGCCGGCTCCGATGAAGACCGGAGCAAGAATTTCTCCCGGAGAGCACCACCCCCACCGACCGCCGCCCACCAATCACCACCCCTGCTGAGCCTGACCTCACCCTAGCCACGGGATCCCACGATCCACCGCGCCCAGGCACGCACCACCCCCTGGCCGTAGCCGCCGTCCACCACCGCAACACCATAGTGACCACCACCACCGCAGCAATCATCGCATCGCAAGGAGGAGCAGCAAGATCAGAACCACCAAGGCCAGATCCAGACCGGAGCAGCTCCAGCGAAGCAACATGGTAGACGAGAAGGCCCTGCACCGCAGCACACCTCGAGCTCCGGAGATGCCACGCCCGTCGCGCCCCACCAGCCACCGCGCCCGCCGCGCGCAGTCACCGCCGCGCCCGGCTAAGGATCTGCGCCCCGCGCTCACATCCAGAGCCGAGAGCCGGCCCAACCACGCGCGCCGTCCACTCCCAGGTCACGGCCGGAGCCCGGACCGAGACCGCCGCCCCAGCGCCCCAACCTCTGGCCGCAGCCGACGCCAAGCCGAACGCCGGCCGCCCGTTCGCGTCAGCCGCGGCCCGCGAGGTCCTAGATCGGGACCGCCCAAGCACGAATGACCGCGCCCCCGCCCGCAGCCGCGCGCCCACCGCCACGACCAAACGCCTCGCCGTGCGCCAAAGACCACCTCCGCCGCGCGCCAGGACGCCGCCCCGAGGCCGAGCGCCGGACAGCTGCCTATCGCCCGCGAGATCCCCTTCTCCCGAGCGACAGCAGCCAGAgagcgcgccccgccgccgccggctccGCACAGGCTTTGCCTGCCGGAGGCCACCGGCGACGGCGAGGAAGAGAGAGCCGGGGAGAGGGGGAGGCTGCGGGGGACGGGGGGCCGCCGCCCGTGTCGCCCCGGGGAAGGAGCGGCGCGGGGGCCGAGTGATATGCCCAGGTTTATGACCACGTACAATGGTCGTCATACTCACCCTCGTCCTCACCGCCTGCCCCAAGAATAGCAGATCCAAGTTCAATACCGATCTGCTGCTGGGGCTTTTGATGCTGATGGCCACGTTGGCCTTCTTGGTGGCCTATTGTACCGGGGCTTGCCGAGACAAATTCAGGCTTGTCGTCTTCTATGTGATGGTGTCCCTTATGCTGGCCAATGTTATGCTTCAGTCTTTATTTTTCATTTCTATGCATAATAAAGCTGAGAACTCAGCCTCCGACTACCCCAACCTCGTCCAGTATGTAGTTTTCCTTTTTATTTCTAAAAAAGACAAAAAGTCAGACACAGACTACCGGAAGCTCGTGGCGCCGCTGACAATGTTCTTGATGGCCATTGCCTACGTGGCCGGGCTGAGCACGCCGGGTGGATTCTGGGACAGCGCCGAGGGAGGCCACCATCCAGGCGACGGCATTCTGCACGGCGTACTCCTGCGCTTGTTCTCCTGGGGCAACATTGGGGCATTCGTTTCATCCCTGTACGGGGTCTTTCTCATTTTGGGCAGGGGACTGCAAGTTAAATTGGCGGGGTTTTACATGAAGACTGCGCTGGTTGGCCTCATCATTTCGTACACCGTCGGCAGCAGCAGGGGGCGCCACACTACCGTCAATGTGATCTGCAGCCTATGCGCGGCCGTTGGCGCGTACATCATGTTACATATGCTTGTCATGAAAGCCATCCGTGGCTCGCGCTTCTGGCCAAACGATTTTTGCCATAAAGTGACAAGATGGTTGGAACGGGGCAGGTATTACCGGCTCACATGCATACATACTCTTGTTATTTGTTTCCGCTTCCTCCGCAAATCGTACTCTTGCTATTAATTGGTAATGACATGACGATCGAGCTTATTCCTGTTTGCAATTTCTGTGCATGCAGTGACAACAACACAGAGCAAGCCCCTCCGACTCCGGGGACATCTGACAATAACGGAGACCAAGTCCCTCAGGCTCAGGGTACATCTGACAATAACGGAGACCAAGTCTCTCAGGCTCAGGGGACATCTGACAATAACGGAGACCAAGTCCACGACAAGAAAAGAGAGCAACGGCAACGGCAACGTCGCCTGGCTTCTCTCGTGCAACTGCTGGCCGGTCTTGCGGTGTCCATCACTTACCAAGCTGGGCTGTATCCGCCGGGTGGCGTTTGGCAGGACGGCCACATGGCTGGTGATCCCATACTCCTAACGACCAACGCCGGGAGGTATAAAGCCTTCTTCTACTGCAACACGGTTGCCTTTGCGGCCTCATTGCTTGCCATCTTTCTGGCCCAGAAAAGTTACCTGAACGAGCACCACGCACTGCAAGCGGCCATGATATTGCACTTGCTTGGCCTCATCGTCGCATATGCAATCGGGAGCTGCCGGGACCAAATATCCTCCATGTATGCCGTGGGCATAGCTGGTGCCGCCGTGGTCTACGTGGTCGTCCACGTTCAATACTTCACGCTGGGCAGCGAAGATGAAGCGCCGGTTGTTCTCAATAAGGAAAAAGATGATGCGTTGGTGGACAAGAAGGGACACCGTTTCCTCCTCTTCGCAATCCTGGTCGCCAGCATCACTTACCAAGCCGGCTTGACCCCACCGGGCGGCTTCCTGCTCCAGGACGACATCCAGTCCGGGCACCGTGCGGGCGACCCAGTTCTCCTCTACAACTATCCACGCCGCTACAAGGCCTTCTTCTACTGCAACTCGGTGAGCTTCATGTTGTCCACCGTCCTCATCTTACTCCTCGTCAACCCGAATATGTACAGGCCAGCCATACGAAGCCATGCCTTGTCTCTCTGCTCTGCGGTGAGCTTCATCTGTCTTATCGGTGCCTTTGCTGCCGGAAGCACGCAGCATCTGAGAACATCCTTCTACATCTTCGTGTTGGCGGCTGTGGCCGTCTTCGTATGTCTACTCCTACTGCTCACCATATATTTGCTGGGGTGGCtgacggaagaggaagaggagagaaTGTCGGAAGATGAAGACACCGACATGGAAAATGAAGACGCCGACAAGGAAAATGAAGTCCCCGACATGGAAAAGAAGATATACCTCATGACTCTAGCAATTCTTGTGGGGAGTGTCACCTATCAATCCGGCCTGGACCCGCCAGGCGGATCTTGGCAGAGCACCGGCGACGGGCACGACGCGGGCAACCCAGTGATGCATGGCAACAGGAGGAACCGGTACCTCGCATTCCTCTACGGGAACTCCACCTCCTTCTTGGCGTCCATTTATCTCATCGAGCTTTTGCTCTTCAGCATGTCGTACCCCGAGTGCAACTGGTTGAAAACGGCGATAGAACCGACGGTCGTGGTGCAGTTCCTTGGATTCTTAGTGGCCTACGCAGCTGGCTCCAGCAGGCAGTGGAAGACGTCTGCGCATGTTGGTACACTTGTCATCGCCGTGCTGGCCTATGTCGCCACCCATGTGATGCTGTCAAACTGCAGAACAAGAGCCCGGAAGGGAACCAAAGACAAAAATGTCTCTCCCACAGTGAGTTAAAGGTTAACTCCCTTATTCATGCTGGCTGCAGCTCGGTTCCCACATTTTAACGCTGCCACGTCTCTGCCCTTCGTATCCTGGTTGGTGTGATATAAATCAGATAATAATATCGGTAAAATTTGGTGTTTGGATACTAGTAGGTATTAGAGAGAATTCGATGGGGAATTTCCAGGAGCTTCTTCACCGTTGAAATACCTGACATAGAGCCCAAACTTCTTCCTGCACATCTCGATCTCGAGCCATGTCGTCTGCGTCTTCTTCCCCAAGCCCGCTACCTTCAAATCTAGCCAGCAAGTCACCGAGCGCCTCACCAGGGAAAGCTAAGTTATTCCCCAAATCAGAGGAGCTCGTCTGTTTGGTTACATGGACAGCACCACCGTCGCACCCTCGGAATTCGTCGAGGTCCAGAAAGCTGACAAAAGCAGTACAGAGCAAGTAGCCAATCCCCTATACGATCTATGTGTCTACTGTTAGAATACAACTTATAATAGGATTAGGACTCCTACTCGGTTTGTAATAGGGCTATGTCAGGTACAGCTTGGCTCTTATATATATCTCTTGTACTGGCACAATATTGCATCAAACAATTATTTAATATAATTCTACATGATATCAGACTTTCGATCCTAAGGTATGACTAACCCGCCAGCCCTgctaccgccgccgccgcccggctaCTTCGAGCGGCGCGCCGCCAAGGTCGCTGCGGCCGAGGTCTCCTCGGCCTCTACCTCTACTCTAGCTTTACCCCCACCAATACCCCCTTCCATCTCCTTCACCGACATCATCTCCGATATTAGCCCCTACATCCCCataagtggccgtatgcatcgcccagatgtagaggccgggggtcatcctccttttctaaaaaaaaacaTCCCCATAACCCTAGACCTTGCTGCTCACAACTACTACCATTGGCGTCACCTTTTCGCCGTCCACCTTGGGCGATGCAATCTCCGCTCTCACGTTGCTGACGACTCTCTTCCTCAACTTCATGATCCGCAATGGGTCAAGGATGATCTCACCATTATTCAATGGATCTACATGCGAGTCTCCATAGAGATCTTCAATCTCGTCCATTGTGACGGTGCCTCCGCCGCCGATCTTTGGGCGGCCCTCCGTCAGCTCTTCCAGGACAATGTCGACGCTCGCGCCAACAATCTCCATACCGAGCTTCGAAATACGGTGCAAGGTGATTCACCAGTCGGCGTCTACTGCCAACGCCTCAAGGTGATCGCGGATGAACTACGCGAACTTGGTGATCCGGTCGACGATCGCCAGCTCATCAACGTCCTCCCCGTCGGCCTCAGCGAGCGGTTCGAGAAGTAGGCCACCTCCATCCCTATGATGCGTCTGCGTCCCTCCTTTGCCGAGGTTCGCTCGATGCTCCAATGGGCCGATCGTGCCTTAACTACGAAGGACTCCCGTCCTCAGGTCTTCACGGCGTCTGCTCGCCCGCCTGCGTcgacgccgccaccgccacctccaCCAACAACACCTCCTCAACCATCCAGCTGGCGTCCAAGTCCCAACTACCGGGGCAAAAACCCTAGGCCGCCGCAGTTTCGCACGACGCCCGCTCCTGCTCCGCCCCCGGCTCCACCAACTGCACCACCACCGCCGTCCGGATGGCGCCCATCTCCTGATCCATGGACAGGGCTAGTCCAGGCGTGGCCTACGCCCTGGTCCGCCCCTACGCCATATGGTGCCCTGCCTTCCTATACCGGTGGCTGGCAGCCCGGTGCTCGCCCTCACACCGGCGCGCCCGTCCTCGCGCCCCGACAGCTGACGGCCGCGTACCATGCTGCTCCCGCCTACGCGCCACCGATCTACAACACCGGTCCTTATGCATCCTATGGCGCTCCATCGCCCCCCTACATACAGCAGTACAATGATGGTGCCTCTCTCTTTACGCCGATGCCGGCCCTACTGCCGACGCCACCACACGCGCAAGCTCCCATGACTACACCGGCCTCTACTTCGACTCCGAGCTGGGACCAGGCTGTTTTTCTACAAGCCATGAACAACTTTGCTGCACAAGGAAACGCAGGTACGGATTGGATTTTCGATTCTGGTGCTTCTCGTCATATGTCTGCATCGAGTAATTTGCTTTCTTCATGCACACATTCACCTTTTCCCTCCATTACTCTCGGTGATGGATCCTCTATTCCTATTTACTGTGTCGGTCAGGCTCAAATCCAATCCCCAACTAAGCCTTTGCTTCTTCGTGATGTTCTTGTAGCTCCTGCTCTTATTAAAAATCTGATTTCTATTCGCCAATCACCAATGATAATCATGTTTCTGTTGAGTTTGACCCCTTTGGTTTGTCTATAAAGGACTACCCGACCAAGGCCGAGATCGCTCGATTCAATAGCTTCGGTGATTTATATTCTCTACATGGTTCTCCGGTCGCTCCTCCTCCAACATCTATGGTGGCCTCTGTTGATCTGTGGCACCAACGTCTCGGCCATCCCAATAAAAATGTGTTATCCACACTTCTTAGTGAATTTTCCATACCTTGTAATAGAGATTCTCATAATTCTTCTATGTGTCAGTCATGTCAATTGGGCAAACATGTTCGCCTTCCCTTTAGTTCCTCTCAATCCTCTAGTACTTTTCCTATTGAAACACTTCATTGTGATCTCTGGACATCACCAATAGAAAGTGTATCTGGTTTTAAGTATTATCTCGTGATTCTTGATGATTTTACTCATTATGTTTGGACTTTTCCTTTACGAAACAAATCCGACGTTCATAGTATATTCCTTAACTTTCAGCGATATGTCTCGGTCCACTTTTTCCTCCCTATAAGATTCATACAATGTGATAACGGTTGTGAATT from Triticum urartu cultivar G1812 chromosome 3, Tu2.1, whole genome shotgun sequence encodes:
- the LOC125547344 gene encoding uncharacterized protein LOC125547344; amino-acid sequence: MVSLMLANVMLQSLFFISMHNKAENSASDYPNLVQYVVFLFISKKDKKSDTDYRKLVAPLTMFLMAIAYVAGLSTPGGFWDSAEGGHHPGDGILHGVLLRLFSWGNIGAFVSSLYGVFLILGRGLQVKLAGFYMKTALVGLIISYTVGSSRGRHTTVNVICSLCAAVGAYIMLHMLVMKAIRGSRFWPNDFCHKVTRWLERGSDNNTEQAPPTPGTSDNNGDQVPQAQGTSDNNGDQVSQAQGTSDNNGDQVHDKKREQRQRQRRLASLVQLLAGLAVSITYQAGLYPPGGVWQDGHMAGDPILLTTNAGRYKAFFYCNTVAFAASLLAIFLAQKSYLNEHHALQAAMILHLLGLIVAYAIGSCRDQISSMYAVGIAGAAVVYVVVHVQYFTLGSEDEAPVVLNKEKDDALVDKKGHRFLLFAILVASITYQAGLTPPGGFLLQDDIQSGHRAGDPVLLYNYPRRYKAFFYCNSVSFMLSTVLILLLVNPNMYRPAIRSHALSLCSAVSFICLIGAFAAGSTQHLRTSFYIFVLAAVAVFVCLLLLLTIYLLGWLTEEEEERMSEDEDTDMENEDADKENEVPDMEKKIYLMTLAILVGSVTYQSGLDPPGGSWQSTGDGHDAGNPVMHGNRRNRYLAFLYGNSTSFLASIYLIELLLFSMSYPECNWLKTAIEPTVVVQFLGFLVAYAAGSSRQWKTSAHVGTLVIAVLAYVATHVMLSNCRTRARKGTKDKNVSPTVS